From a region of the Arachis ipaensis cultivar K30076 chromosome B09, Araip1.1, whole genome shotgun sequence genome:
- the LOC107616098 gene encoding myb-related protein Myb4-like codes for MGKAPCCDKHGVKRGSWTPEEDEALVEHIKKHGEGSWRTLPKHAGLQRCGKSCRLRWINYLRPGIKRGPFTSEEETNIIQLHALLGNRWAAIASQLPGRTDNEIKNYWNTHLKKNLHHHSGGTKQPCLSPHAGIVKSESPSTRHMVQWESARVEAEARLSMESSLNNSSFCKPKLEYDTGGSDSGNYEYLDTSDSAFKQYLDMPDEDIEFLDHTDSFLNPPDDDDEEDDRCD; via the exons ATGGGAAAAGCACCTTGTTGTGACAAACATGGAGTGAAGAGGGGATCTTGGACACCTGAAGAAGATGAGGCTTTAGTTGAGCATATCAAGAAGCATGGAGAAGGAAGTTGGCGCACTCTCCCCAAACATGCAG GACTACAGCGATGTGGAAAAAGTTGTAGGCTGAGGTGGATTAATTATCTAAGACCTGGCATTAAGCGTGGCCCATTTACTTCTGAAGAAGAGACTAATATCATTCAACTTCATGCCTTGCTTGGCAACAG GTGGGCTGCTATAGCTTCTCAACTGCCAGGAAGAACAGACAATGAGATCAAGAACTATTGGAACACCCATCTAAAGAAGAATCTTCATCACCACTCCGGAGGGACTAAACAACCTTGTCTCAGCCCTCATGCAGGGATTGTCAAGTCGGAATCTCCTTCGACTCGGCACATGGTACAATGGGAAAGTGCTAGAGTTGAGGCTGAGGCAAGGTTGTCAATGGAATCCTCATTGAACAATTCATCCTT CTGCAAACCAAAGCTTGAATATGACACAGGTGGATCAGATTCCGGCAACTATGAGTACCTTGATACTTCTGATTCTGCATTCAAACAATATCTGGATATGCCTGATGAAGATATAGAATTCTTGGACCACACTGACAGTTTCCTGAACcctcctgatgatgatgatgaggaggatgaTAGATGTGACTAA
- the LOC107616569 gene encoding remorin: MTEEEQPNKVDEEKSVIPQLPPTDNKHDDESKALAIVEKTEEGAEEKPSEGSINRDAVLARVATEKRMSLIKAWEESEKSRAENKTQKKLSCISSWEKSKIASTEAELKKIHQQLEKKKAEHAEKLRNKIAAIHREAEEKRAFTEAKKGEDILKAEETAAKYRATETAPKKIFGCF; the protein is encoded by the exons ATGACAGAAGAGGAGCAACCCAATAAGGTGGACGAGGAGAAATCTGTAATTCCACAACTACCTCCTACAGATAACAAGCATGATGATGAATCCAAAGCTCTTGCCATAGTTGAGA agaCTGAGGAAGGTGCTGAAGAGAAACCCTCTGAGGGATCTATCAACAGAG ATGCTGTGCTTGCAAGAGTTGCAACAGAGAAGAGGATGTCATTGATCAAAGCCTGGGAAGAAAGTGAGAAATCAAGAGCAGAGAACAA AACTCAGAAGAAGCTTTCATGCATTTCATCATGGGAGAAGAGTAAAATAGCTTCCACGGAGGCTGAACTGAAAAAGATTCAT CAACAACTGGAGAAGAAAAAGGCAGAACATGCAGAGAAATTGAGAAACAAGATAGCAGCAATTCACAGGGAAGCTGAAGAGAAGAGGGCATTCACTGAGGCCAAGAAAGGGGAAGATATCCTCAAGGCAGAGGAGACAGCTGCAAAGTATAGAGCAACTGAAACAGCTCCAAAGAAAATCTTTGGTTGTTTCTAA